A single genomic interval of Lewinellaceae bacterium harbors:
- a CDS encoding MBOAT family protein has protein sequence MVFSSLYFLLSFLPVFLLFYYLSPVKWKNATALLASLYFYAWGAPSFIFIIFTSLIIDYYMVRLAALSEGKKRKRLLALTIVLDVGILAVGKYLNFGVDNLNVVAALFGSEGIRMARIALPIGISFITFQKISYVLDCYHGRTRPLDNLFDYALYILLFPQLIAGPIVRFNEVALQLPAENRPLSHDVLMEGLLRFLIGLSKKVLLANALGEVVDAAFELPAGELGMLSSWVVIVAYAFQIYFDFSGYSDMAIGLALMMGFRFPENFNFPYISQSITEFWRRWHITLSRWMRDYLYIPLGGNRVSTARLYFNLSTVFLLSGLWHGAAWNFVIWGGYHGLFLILDRLFLRGWLQRIGKAPAMVLTFVIVLIGWVFFRSPSLAYSMAYLGQLFSFQGGEMAVFASHRFWFTFGLGALFSFMGVFQVVESRASRWYENTTPLRQLALKLACSLALGWLCLAEIYASGFNPFIYFKF, from the coding sequence ATGGTATTCAGCAGCCTTTACTTCCTGCTTTCTTTTCTGCCTGTCTTCCTGCTCTTCTATTACCTAAGCCCGGTAAAGTGGAAAAACGCTACTGCCCTGCTGGCCAGCCTGTACTTTTACGCCTGGGGCGCCCCTTCCTTCATTTTCATCATTTTCACCTCGCTGATCATCGACTATTACATGGTGCGGTTGGCCGCCTTGTCGGAAGGCAAAAAGCGGAAAAGGCTGCTGGCGCTCACTATTGTTCTGGATGTAGGCATACTGGCCGTCGGGAAGTACCTCAATTTCGGAGTGGACAACCTCAATGTGGTGGCGGCGCTCTTCGGCAGCGAGGGCATCCGCATGGCGCGCATCGCCCTGCCCATCGGCATTTCTTTCATCACCTTTCAGAAGATCAGTTATGTGCTGGACTGCTACCACGGGCGCACCCGGCCATTGGATAACCTTTTCGACTACGCCTTGTACATCCTGCTGTTCCCCCAGTTGATCGCCGGGCCCATTGTGCGCTTCAACGAAGTGGCCCTGCAGCTGCCCGCCGAAAACCGCCCCCTTTCCCACGATGTGCTGATGGAAGGGCTGCTGCGCTTCCTCATCGGCCTGTCCAAAAAAGTGCTGCTGGCCAATGCCCTGGGCGAAGTGGTGGACGCGGCCTTCGAACTGCCCGCCGGCGAGCTGGGCATGCTGAGCAGTTGGGTGGTGATCGTGGCCTATGCCTTTCAAATCTATTTCGACTTCTCCGGCTACTCCGATATGGCCATCGGGCTGGCGCTGATGATGGGCTTCCGCTTCCCCGAGAACTTCAACTTCCCTTATATCTCTCAGAGCATCACCGAATTCTGGCGGCGCTGGCACATCACCCTCAGCCGCTGGATGCGCGATTACCTGTACATCCCTCTGGGGGGCAACCGGGTATCGACGGCAAGGTTGTATTTCAACCTCAGCACCGTCTTTCTGCTTTCCGGCCTGTGGCACGGCGCCGCCTGGAACTTCGTGATCTGGGGCGGCTACCACGGACTGTTCCTCATCCTCGACCGCCTGTTCCTGCGCGGATGGCTGCAGCGCATCGGCAAGGCCCCGGCCATGGTGCTCACCTTCGTTATCGTGCTCATCGGCTGGGTGTTCTTCCGGTCGCCCAGCCTGGCCTACAGCATGGCCTACCTGGGGCAACTGTTCAGCTTTCAGGGAGGGGAAATGGCGGTATTTGCCAGCCATCGCTTCTGGTTCACCTTCGGGCTGGGCGCGTTGTTCTCTTTCATGGGCGTATTCCAGGTTGTCGAAAGCCGCGCCAGCCGCTGGTACGAAAACACGACTCCGTTGCGCCAACTGGCGCTCAAGCTGGCGTGCAGCCTGGCGCTGGGCTGGCTTTGCCTGGCGGAGATCTATGCCTCCGGCTTCAACCCCTTTATCTACTTTAAATTTTAA
- the recQ gene encoding DNA helicase RecQ has product MTPSAAKQALKKYFGYDSFRPMQAEIIERIYQGGDSLVLMPTGGGKSVCYQIPAITLPGTAVVVSPLISLMKDQVEGLLATGARAAFLNSSLDDGEQRRVEDNFFKGELDLLYVSPEKLVSQNFMPLLKRAAVNLFAIDEAHCISSWGHDFRPEYTQMRFLKGEFKDVPVIALTATADKLTRKDIISQLRLQSPKTFVASFDRPNLSLEVRPGQKRREQIIRFIQKHPKQPGIVYCLSRRSTEELAEKLRDAGIGAAHYHAGMNADERTQVQEDFINDNTPVICATVAFGMGIDKSNVRWVIHYNLPKNIESYYQEIGRAGRDGAKADTLLFYSYQDVMMLEDILKKNESDLLDVKIAKLERMRQYAEAVGCRRRILLSYFSEDVQQDCGNCDICKNPPKAFDGTVIAQKALSAIYRLRQSVGMTTVIDVLRGSGKKEIFERGFQNVKTYGAGRDIPFLEWQHYLLQLLNYGYIEIAHDQHGAVKLTPASQRVLFENEAVQLVRFATIKERQEVEKARAKQSAKPQRVRDELFEKLRQLRKQLAQERGVPPYIVFNDATLEEMAATRPMTDEEMKNVNGVGERKLQLYGSYFIDAIIEFVGPAGSHGNASTYQVTYEMYQRGLSVEEIARKRQISPSTIYSHLAVLYEQGHDVALEEMVSPAEVDKVLKCLRYLQEPYKLKDIFDYLGEQVPYHRIRLALAYGKREKQT; this is encoded by the coding sequence ATGACCCCTTCCGCCGCCAAGCAGGCGCTCAAAAAATACTTCGGATACGATAGTTTCCGCCCCATGCAGGCCGAGATCATCGAACGAATCTACCAGGGCGGGGACAGCTTGGTGCTCATGCCCACCGGCGGAGGCAAGTCGGTCTGTTACCAGATACCGGCCATCACCTTGCCCGGCACGGCGGTAGTCGTCTCCCCACTCATCTCGCTGATGAAAGACCAGGTGGAAGGGCTGCTCGCCACCGGCGCCCGCGCCGCCTTCCTGAACAGCAGCCTGGATGATGGGGAGCAACGGCGGGTAGAAGATAATTTCTTCAAGGGAGAGCTGGACCTGCTCTACGTCTCCCCCGAAAAGCTGGTTTCCCAAAACTTCATGCCCCTTCTGAAGCGGGCGGCGGTCAACCTCTTCGCCATCGACGAAGCCCACTGCATCTCTTCCTGGGGGCACGACTTCCGGCCGGAATACACCCAAATGCGGTTTCTAAAGGGAGAATTCAAAGACGTGCCGGTCATTGCCCTCACTGCCACAGCCGACAAGCTCACCCGCAAAGACATCATCAGCCAGCTGAGGCTGCAATCGCCCAAGACCTTCGTCGCCTCCTTCGACCGCCCCAACCTCAGCCTGGAGGTGCGCCCCGGCCAGAAACGGCGCGAGCAGATCATCCGCTTCATTCAAAAGCACCCCAAGCAGCCGGGCATCGTCTACTGCCTCAGCCGGCGCAGCACCGAAGAGCTGGCGGAAAAGCTGCGCGACGCCGGCATCGGCGCCGCCCACTACCACGCCGGCATGAACGCCGACGAGCGCACCCAGGTGCAGGAAGATTTTATCAACGACAACACCCCGGTGATCTGCGCCACGGTGGCCTTCGGCATGGGCATCGACAAGTCGAACGTGCGCTGGGTCATCCATTACAACCTGCCGAAAAACATCGAAAGCTACTACCAGGAGATCGGGCGGGCGGGGCGCGACGGGGCGAAGGCGGATACGCTGCTGTTCTACAGCTACCAGGATGTGATGATGCTGGAAGACATCCTGAAAAAGAACGAAAGCGACCTGCTCGACGTCAAGATCGCCAAGCTGGAGCGCATGCGGCAGTACGCCGAAGCGGTGGGATGCCGGCGGCGCATCCTGCTCAGCTATTTCAGCGAAGACGTGCAGCAGGATTGCGGCAATTGCGACATCTGCAAAAACCCGCCCAAGGCCTTCGACGGCACCGTCATCGCCCAGAAGGCCCTCTCCGCCATCTACCGCCTGCGCCAAAGCGTGGGCATGACCACGGTGATCGACGTGCTGCGCGGCTCCGGCAAAAAGGAGATTTTCGAGCGCGGATTCCAAAACGTCAAGACCTACGGCGCCGGCCGCGACATCCCCTTCCTGGAATGGCAGCACTACCTGCTGCAACTGCTCAACTACGGCTACATCGAGATCGCCCACGACCAACACGGAGCGGTGAAGCTCACCCCCGCCAGCCAGCGGGTTTTGTTTGAGAACGAGGCGGTGCAACTGGTGCGCTTCGCCACCATCAAGGAGCGGCAGGAGGTGGAAAAGGCTCGGGCCAAGCAGAGCGCCAAGCCCCAGCGCGTGCGCGACGAACTCTTCGAAAAACTGCGGCAACTGCGCAAGCAACTGGCGCAGGAGCGCGGCGTGCCGCCCTACATCGTGTTCAACGACGCCACCCTCGAAGAGATGGCCGCCACCCGCCCCATGACCGACGAGGAGATGAAAAACGTCAACGGGGTCGGCGAGCGAAAGCTGCAGCTCTACGGCAGCTACTTCATCGACGCCATCATCGAATTCGTGGGGCCGGCGGGCAGCCACGGCAACGCCTCCACCTATCAGGTCACCTACGAAATGTACCAGCGGGGGCTGAGCGTAGAGGAGATCGCCCGCAAACGGCAGATCAGCCCGTCTACCATCTACTCCCACCTGGCGGTGCTCTACGAACAGGGCCACGACGTCGCCCTGGAAGAAATGGTCAGCCCGGCGGAGGTGGACAAGGTGCTGAAATGCCTGCGCTACCTGCAGGAACCCTACAAACTGAAAGACATCTTCGACTACCTGGGGGAACAGGTGCCCTACCACCGAATCCGCCTGGCGCTGGCATACGGAAAGCGGGAAAAACAGACTTGA
- a CDS encoding transposase has product MLELTQLIQGLAPALETNVGILVEIIKGIYCISSGGVTMKNISRWTDKGASYRSIQRFFSCSMDWLSLNVLLFRTAYMESPCPMRYILALDETVKGKAGKHTFGVNWFYSSIAGRVIRSVSNHVISIVDTKKEKSFVLGHKQNVKPANKPEKKRKGKAKAGSKSKAKAGQSSGAKRKAGRPKGSKNKQNVKKQGLLYESFELLLGLALPLLEGIGLGIRYVVGDGAYGNKTCCLVAQQFGLCLISKLNRNTALYLPYQGPYSGKGRRKKYGDKIDYQDIPEQYLTQSITEGGIRTMVYQIKGVWTKQMPCLINVVVIVKINLVTQKAGRVVLFSTDLTLEASTIIRFYSLRFQIEFNFRDAKQYFGLADFKNVKEQQVDNAVGLSLFMDNVSLVLMEQAKTQWNEETVSIQDIKAYFRAEKYLHDILNTLEIGPNSIIIQQEFEDILKIGAINRTGATKMAG; this is encoded by the coding sequence ATGCTAGAACTAACCCAATTGATACAAGGGCTTGCCCCAGCTTTAGAAACGAATGTAGGCATATTGGTTGAAATAATCAAAGGCATTTATTGCATTAGCTCCGGAGGGGTTACGATGAAAAACATATCTCGGTGGACGGACAAAGGCGCCAGCTATCGAAGCATTCAGCGTTTTTTTTCCTGTTCCATGGATTGGTTATCCCTCAACGTGTTGTTATTTCGCACGGCCTATATGGAAAGCCCCTGCCCTATGCGCTACATTTTAGCCTTGGACGAGACGGTAAAAGGCAAGGCCGGCAAACATACCTTTGGCGTCAATTGGTTTTATAGTTCCATAGCCGGAAGGGTTATCCGTTCAGTTAGCAACCATGTCATTTCGATAGTAGACACTAAAAAGGAAAAGTCCTTTGTGTTAGGCCATAAGCAGAACGTCAAGCCGGCGAACAAGCCGGAAAAGAAAAGAAAGGGGAAAGCCAAAGCAGGCTCGAAAAGCAAAGCCAAGGCCGGCCAAAGCTCAGGCGCAAAACGCAAGGCCGGCCGGCCCAAAGGGAGCAAGAATAAGCAAAATGTAAAGAAACAAGGCTTGCTGTATGAGAGTTTTGAGTTGCTCTTAGGCCTGGCCCTGCCCCTCTTAGAAGGCATTGGCTTAGGCATCCGGTATGTAGTGGGCGACGGGGCTTATGGCAATAAAACTTGCTGCCTGGTTGCCCAGCAGTTTGGGTTATGCCTGATTTCAAAACTAAACCGCAATACGGCTTTATACCTTCCTTATCAGGGGCCGTATTCGGGCAAAGGCCGACGCAAGAAGTACGGCGACAAAATAGATTATCAGGATATCCCGGAGCAATATTTAACCCAGAGCATTACAGAAGGCGGCATCAGGACCATGGTTTATCAGATAAAGGGCGTATGGACTAAACAGATGCCTTGCTTGATCAATGTAGTTGTCATTGTTAAAATAAACCTCGTAACGCAAAAGGCAGGAAGGGTTGTGCTGTTTTCTACTGATTTAACCTTGGAGGCTTCAACCATTATCCGGTTTTATTCTTTGAGGTTCCAGATAGAATTCAACTTTAGGGACGCCAAGCAATATTTTGGCTTGGCTGATTTTAAGAATGTCAAGGAACAGCAAGTCGACAATGCAGTTGGGTTATCCCTGTTTATGGACAACGTGTCCCTAGTATTAATGGAACAAGCCAAAACGCAGTGGAATGAAGAAACGGTGAGTATTCAGGACATCAAGGCTTATTTTAGGGCGGAAAAATACCTCCATGACATTTTAAATACCCTCGAAATCGGTCCCAACTCAATTATAATTCAGCAAGAATTTGAGGATATTTTGAAAATCGGAGCTATAAACCGGACGGGGGCAACAAAAATGGCCGGCTAA
- a CDS encoding phosphoglucomutase/phosphomannomutase family protein, whose protein sequence is MSKIKFGTDGWRAIIAEDYTVENVRRVAEGTARWMKKQGASQAVVGHDTRFGGQLFAETAARVFGAFGFKVKLARGFVSTPMVSLGVVKTNSDLGVVITASHNPPSYSGYKLKSKLGGPMVPSQVAEVEEEVPEKPTVELASLEEMEEKGLLEYVGLEEIYLEHIAQSFDLDAIRKSGIGIGYDAMYGAGQNAMRKLFPNATLLHCDYNPSFMGQAPEPIHRNLLEFSQLIKDNGRIDIGIANDGDADRIGMYDSEGNFVDSHHILLLLLLYMRGYKKETGKVIITFSVTEKMKELAEHYGLEYQVTPIGFKYIAEIMAEEDVIVGGEESGGLAVKGHIPERDGIWIGLTIMEFMAKTGKSLRELIQEVYDLVGPFAYDRDDLHLTEEKKQAIIRKCKENAYPAFGKYNVESVEDIDGYKFIFGGSRWVMIRPSGTEPVLRVYAQAPDSAEVRAILDAAHKTLLG, encoded by the coding sequence ATGAGTAAAATTAAGTTTGGAACCGATGGCTGGAGAGCCATCATCGCAGAGGATTACACCGTTGAAAACGTAAGGCGGGTTGCCGAAGGTACCGCCCGCTGGATGAAAAAACAAGGCGCCAGCCAGGCCGTCGTTGGCCATGATACCCGTTTTGGAGGGCAGCTATTTGCCGAGACTGCCGCCCGGGTATTCGGCGCCTTCGGGTTTAAGGTGAAACTCGCCCGGGGCTTTGTGTCAACCCCAATGGTCTCCCTGGGTGTGGTGAAAACCAACTCGGATCTCGGCGTGGTCATCACCGCCAGCCACAACCCTCCTTCTTATAGTGGTTATAAACTGAAATCCAAACTGGGCGGCCCCATGGTGCCCTCCCAGGTGGCGGAAGTGGAGGAGGAAGTCCCGGAAAAGCCAACCGTCGAGCTGGCCAGCCTGGAAGAAATGGAAGAAAAGGGCTTGCTGGAATATGTAGGCCTGGAGGAGATTTACCTGGAGCACATCGCTCAGAGCTTTGATCTGGATGCCATTCGAAAATCGGGCATCGGGATCGGCTATGACGCCATGTACGGCGCCGGCCAGAATGCCATGCGCAAGCTCTTCCCCAACGCCACCCTCCTGCACTGCGATTACAACCCTTCCTTCATGGGGCAGGCGCCGGAGCCCATCCACCGCAACCTCCTGGAGTTCTCCCAACTGATCAAAGACAACGGCAGGATCGACATCGGCATTGCCAACGACGGCGACGCCGACCGCATCGGCATGTACGATTCGGAGGGCAACTTCGTAGACTCGCACCACATCCTGCTGCTGCTGCTGCTCTACATGCGGGGCTACAAAAAGGAAACGGGCAAGGTGATCATCACTTTCTCGGTAACAGAGAAAATGAAGGAGCTGGCCGAACACTACGGGCTGGAGTACCAGGTGACCCCGATTGGCTTCAAGTACATCGCCGAGATCATGGCCGAAGAGGATGTGATCGTGGGCGGCGAAGAGTCCGGCGGCCTGGCAGTGAAGGGCCACATCCCCGAGCGGGACGGCATCTGGATCGGCCTGACGATCATGGAATTCATGGCCAAAACCGGCAAGTCTCTGCGGGAACTGATTCAGGAGGTCTACGATTTGGTCGGCCCGTTTGCTTATGACCGCGACGACCTTCACCTGACGGAAGAGAAAAAGCAGGCCATCATCAGGAAGTGCAAGGAAAATGCCTACCCTGCCTTCGGCAAGTATAACGTTGAGTCTGTCGAAGACATCGACGGGTATAAGTTCATTTTCGGCGGCAGCCGCTGGGTGATGATCCGCCCCTCCGGCACGGAGCCGGTGCTGCGGGTGTACGCGCAGGCGCCCGATTCGGCGGAAGTGCGGGCTATTCTGGATGCGGCGCATAAGACGTTGCTGGGGTGA
- a CDS encoding protein-L-isoaspartate(D-aspartate) O-methyltransferase — protein MRKQLVQELRHKGISEERLLACIGALPRHFFMDEAFEEWAYKDKPFPIGNEQTISQPYTVAYQTSLLQIKKRDKVLEVGTGSGYQAALLAMLGARVYTIERQEALYEKAKTLLSQLKLGNIRCYLRDGYKGLPEFAPFDKILVTAGAPEIPQPLLKQLAVGGIMVIPVGEPVQKMHRITRISEEEYGDEVLANFRFVPLLKGLNTKNRTK, from the coding sequence ATGAGAAAGCAACTGGTTCAGGAACTGCGCCACAAAGGCATCAGCGAGGAACGGCTGCTTGCTTGCATAGGCGCCTTGCCCCGGCATTTTTTTATGGACGAAGCTTTTGAAGAATGGGCTTATAAAGACAAACCCTTCCCCATTGGCAATGAGCAAACCATTTCTCAGCCGTATACGGTGGCCTATCAGACCAGCCTTCTACAGATAAAAAAACGCGATAAGGTATTGGAAGTAGGCACGGGCTCCGGCTATCAGGCGGCACTGCTGGCCATGCTCGGCGCCCGGGTTTATACCATCGAACGGCAGGAAGCCCTGTACGAAAAGGCCAAAACCCTGCTCTCTCAGCTCAAGTTGGGCAACATCCGCTGTTATTTGCGCGATGGCTACAAGGGCCTGCCCGAGTTTGCCCCCTTCGATAAAATCCTGGTAACGGCAGGCGCTCCGGAAATCCCGCAGCCTTTGCTGAAACAACTCGCCGTCGGAGGCATCATGGTAATCCCCGTCGGCGAGCCGGTTCAGAAAATGCACCGCATTACCCGCATTTCAGAGGAGGAATACGGTGATGAGGTATTGGCCAATTTCCGCTTTGTCCCCCTGCTAAAGGGGCTCAACACAAAAAACAGAACCAAATAA
- a CDS encoding nucleoside deaminase, which produces MLTIFSDEHFMKQALQEAEAAFERGEVPVGAVVVCQNQVIARAHNQTEQLRDVTAHAEILALTAASNYLGSKYLQDCTLFVTLEPCAMCAGALQWAQLGRLVYGAADDKRGFMLHGKSLLHPRTQVEYGVLLEECSALMKAFFRQRRG; this is translated from the coding sequence ATGCTCACCATTTTCAGCGACGAACACTTCATGAAACAAGCCCTGCAGGAAGCAGAAGCGGCTTTTGAACGGGGAGAGGTGCCGGTAGGCGCAGTGGTGGTGTGCCAAAACCAGGTCATTGCCCGCGCCCACAACCAGACTGAACAACTCCGCGACGTTACGGCGCATGCCGAGATATTAGCGCTCACTGCTGCCTCCAACTATTTGGGCAGCAAGTACCTGCAGGACTGCACCCTTTTCGTTACGCTCGAGCCCTGTGCGATGTGCGCCGGCGCGTTGCAGTGGGCCCAATTGGGCAGGCTGGTCTACGGCGCTGCCGATGATAAGCGAGGCTTCATGTTGCACGGCAAGAGCTTGCTGCACCCCCGCACGCAGGTAGAGTACGGCGTTTTGCTGGAAGAGTGCAGTGCGTTGATGAAAGCCTTTTTCCGGCAGCGGCGGGGTTGA
- the guaB gene encoding IMP dehydrogenase: METQKTTQNKFLGEGLTFDDVLLVPAYSEVLPREVDVSTYLTRGLKLNAPIVSAAMDTVTENKLAIAIARQGGIGIIHKNMTIEEQAEQVRSVKRSESGMIVDPVTLTEDAIVGDAISLMRRFKIGGIPIIDGANKLTGILTNRDLRFETQLNRPVKELMTSLNLVTAPVGTNLEQARDILQAHKIEKLPVVDEHKKLVGLITYKDIMKVQDYPHSCKDSLGRLVVGAAVGVTSDMLQRVEALVRVDVDVVIVDTAHGHSRGVLEAIKAVKGHFPHLQVVGGNVATGEGALALADAGADGIKVGVGPGSICTTRVVAGVGMPQLSAIYNAAKAVKGRNIPVIGDGGIRYTGDIVKALAAGANTIMAGSLFAGVEEAPGETIIYDGRKFKVYRGMGSLGAMQQGSKDRYFQDVEDDIKKLVPEGIEGRVPFKGTVAEVMVQYLGGLRAGMGYCGAPDIEGLQKARFVKITGSGILESHPHNITITKESPNYSRR; encoded by the coding sequence ATGGAAACACAGAAAACAACTCAGAATAAGTTTTTGGGCGAAGGCCTTACCTTCGACGATGTCCTCCTGGTGCCTGCCTACTCAGAAGTATTGCCCCGCGAGGTCGACGTTTCGACTTACCTCACCCGCGGGTTGAAGCTCAACGCGCCCATCGTCTCCGCCGCTATGGATACCGTCACCGAGAATAAGCTGGCCATTGCCATTGCCCGGCAGGGCGGGATCGGCATCATTCACAAGAACATGACCATCGAAGAGCAGGCCGAGCAGGTGCGCAGCGTCAAGCGCTCGGAAAGCGGCATGATCGTCGACCCGGTAACCCTCACCGAAGACGCCATCGTCGGCGACGCCATCAGCCTGATGCGCCGCTTCAAGATCGGCGGCATTCCCATTATCGACGGCGCCAACAAACTCACCGGCATCCTCACCAACCGGGACCTGCGCTTCGAGACGCAATTGAACCGCCCGGTCAAAGAGCTGATGACCAGCCTCAATCTGGTGACCGCGCCGGTTGGCACCAACCTGGAGCAGGCCCGCGACATTCTTCAGGCCCACAAGATCGAAAAACTGCCGGTGGTCGATGAGCATAAGAAACTGGTCGGGCTGATTACCTATAAAGACATCATGAAGGTGCAGGATTATCCTCATTCCTGTAAAGATTCATTGGGGCGGCTGGTGGTCGGCGCTGCGGTTGGCGTCACCAGCGATATGCTGCAACGGGTGGAGGCGCTGGTCCGGGTAGACGTCGATGTCGTCATTGTAGATACCGCACACGGGCACTCGCGGGGAGTGTTGGAGGCGATAAAGGCGGTCAAAGGCCATTTCCCCCACCTGCAGGTCGTCGGCGGGAACGTAGCCACCGGCGAAGGGGCCCTGGCGCTGGCCGACGCCGGCGCCGACGGCATCAAAGTAGGCGTCGGCCCCGGTTCGATCTGCACCACCCGGGTAGTGGCCGGCGTAGGCATGCCGCAATTGTCGGCCATCTACAATGCGGCAAAAGCCGTCAAGGGCAGAAACATTCCCGTGATCGGAGACGGCGGCATTCGGTATACCGGAGACATCGTCAAGGCGCTGGCCGCCGGCGCCAACACCATCATGGCGGGCAGCCTCTTTGCCGGGGTAGAAGAAGCGCCGGGTGAAACCATCATCTATGACGGCCGCAAGTTCAAGGTCTACCGGGGCATGGGTTCGCTGGGCGCCATGCAGCAGGGCTCCAAAGACCGTTATTTCCAGGATGTAGAGGACGACATCAAAAAACTGGTGCCGGAAGGCATCGAAGGGCGGGTGCCCTTTAAGGGAACGGTAGCGGAGGTGATGGTGCAGTACCTCGGCGGCCTGCGCGCCGGCATGGGCTATTGTGGAGCCCCCGATATCGAAGGCCTGCAAAAGGCCCGCTTTGTCAAAATTACCGGCTCGGGCATCCTGGAGAGCCATCCGCATAATATTACGATCACTAAGGAATCGCCGAATTATAGCAGGAGGTAG